The genomic interval CCTCGGCCTCGGTGCGGCCCTTCTTCTCGGCCTTCGTGACGTAGTGCGGGTAGACCTCGGCCACGGGCATGGTGAAGATGCGGTGCATGGGGCGAGCCTAGTGGGCGGACCGTTCAGCCACCGGGGCTGATCCTGCCGCGCAGGTCCTCGGGGCCGGCCACCGGGGTCTCGCGCGTCTGGGCGATGAGCTCGCGGGCGGCGTCGACGCTGTCCCACGTGTTCCACAGCAGCGCGCCGCGCACGCTCCCGTCGGCCCCGTAGAGCACGACCTCGGCGGACCCGTCCTCGGAGGCGTCCTCGCGCAGGACGCGCGAGGCGTCGAGGTCCCCGATCGCCTCGTAGCCGTCCTCGAGGAGGTCCGACCAGAAGAACGGCGTGTGCTCGTATCCGGTGAGGTCGCCGGCCATCGCCCGGCCGGCGGCCTTCCCCATGGTCTCGGCGTTGTCGACGTGCTCCACGCGGCGCCTGCCCAGCAGGGCATCGGGGTAGGAGGCGACGTCGCCGGCGGCGAAGACGTCGGCGGCCGAGGTCCTCAGCAGCTCGTCCACGACGATCCCGTCGTCCACCTCGATGCCCGCTTCCTGGGCGAGGGACGTGTTCGGGGTGACGCCGATCCCGATCACTGCCGCATCCGCGGTGATCCCGGTGCCGTCCTCGAGGGTCAGGGTCACGGAGTCCTCCGCCTCCGATCCTCCGGCGAGGCGGCCGGTGACGATGCGGGCGCCCTTCGCGGCGAGCTTCCGGGTGACCTGGTCCGAGAGGTCCGGCGGGAACATGCCGGGCTGGACCGTGCCGTGGGGGAGGACGAGCGTCACCTCGACGTCGTTCTGGAGCAGCGCGGAGGCGATCTCGCCGCCGATGTATCCGCCGCCGACCACGGCGACGTGCGCGCCCGGTGTCGCCACGGCGCGCAGAGCCCGGTAGTCGGCGCTCGTGCGGTAGTGGATGACGCGCGGGCCCGGCGCGATCGGGGCGGTGCGCGGCGAGGCGCCCGTCGCGATCAGCAGGTGCTCGAAGCCGATGCGGGTGCCGTCGGCGAGTTCGACGCGATGCCCGTCCGGGTCGATCGCGGCGACCGTGCTCGAGGTGTGAAGCTCGACGCCCTCTCCGGTCACATCCAGGAGCGAGTCCTCGAGGGACGCGTCGGCGTCCAGCCACAGGGTCTTGGACAGATCGGGTCGGTAGACGGGCGGGTCGGGCTCCGCGCCGAGGACGACGACCGAGCCGGTGCCATCCTTCTCGCGGATGCCCGCAACGGCGCTGGCCGCGGCGACTCCCGCGCCGACGATCACGTACGGGTAGGAATCCTGGAACTGCGTCATCGTGGCCTCCTCGTCGTGTCCTGCCACGACCCTAGACCCGTGGCGGCGAGGGCGTGAGGGGGCGAGGGCCCGACGGTCCCCCCGTGCGCGTCTTCCCGTCGGTGTCGGGGAGATCACAGGAGTACGGTGCACGAGCGGTTCCTGGACGACGGCGCCCAGCGCACCCGGACATCGAGCACGCAGGAGGAGTTCTTTGAGCACGATCAGCTATACGCCGCAGAAGTGGCGTCCCGAGCAGGTCACCATCACCGAACCCTCGGTGATCCGTCGCGCGATCGGCGCCGCGGCCATCGGCAACATCACCGAGTGGTACGACTTCGGCGTCTACGGATATCTGCAGGTCACCATCGAGGGAGTCTTCCTCCCGAAGAACGCGGGAGCCGCCGGCGCGATCATCGTGGCCGCACTGTTCGCCGTCGCCTTCCTCGTGCGCCCCCTGGGCGGCATGTTCTTCGGCCCGCTCGCGGACCGCATCGGACGCAAGTCGGTCCTCGCCACCACGATGATCATGATGGCGCTGGGCACCTTCCTCATCGGCGTCCTGCCCGACTACGCGACGATCGGCCTCGCCGCTCCGTTCCTGCTGCTGGCCTGCCGGCTGATCCAGGGCTTCTCGACCGGTGGCGAGTACGGCAACGCGATGGCGTTCATCGCCGAGTACGCCCCGGACCGCCGCCGCGGCTTCTTCGGGAGCCTGCTCGAGGTGGGCACCTTCGGCGGCTACGTGCTGGGCGCCTCGGTCGCGACCATCATGACCGCGATCCTCACCCAGGACCAGCTGCTCAGCTGGGGCTGGCGCCTGCCGTTCTTCGTCGCCCTGCCGCTGGGCCTCGTCGGCGTCTACCTGCGCTCCAAGCTCGAGGACACCCCCGCCTACCGCGAGCTCGAGAAGCAGCAGGACGCCGAGGCCAAGGCCAAGGTCGAGGAGAAGAAGGCCGCGAAGAAGGCCGGCGCCCCGGCGAGCACCGAGACCGAGGACACGAAGAAGGGTCGCGGGGAGATCAAGGGCATCCTGCGCCTGTGGCCGAACCTGCTGGCGTGCATGGGCCTCGTGCTCGCCTGGAACGTCACCAACTACATGCTGACGGCGTTCATGCCGCAGTTCTTCCCGATGATCCGCGAGTACCAGGGCAGCGGCGGCGTCTCCGACCTCGCCTCCTCGATCCTGCAGATCATCGTCATGGTCATGTGCCTGATCCTGATCCCCGTGGTCGGCCGCCTGAGCGACCGCGTGGGCCGCAAGGCCGTGGTGCGCGCCGGCTCGATCGCGCTCATCGTGCTCTCGATCCCCTCGGTGCTGCTGATCCGCGGGAACAGCGATGTCACGGTGATGTTCGGCCTCCTCATCATGGGGCTGAGCCTGATCTGCTTCAGCGCCACCATGCCCTCCACGCTGCCGTCGCTGTTCCCGACGGCCGTGCGCGCGGGCGCCCTGTCGATCTCCTTCAACGTCGCCATCTCGCTGTTCGGCGGCACCACCTCCACGGTGATGACCTCCCTGGTGACGTGGACCCACTTCCTCATGTGGCCCGCGATCTACCTGATGGCCGCCGGCGTGATCGGCCTGATCTGCGTGCACATCGTGCCCGAGAGCAACGGCCGGCCGCTGTGGGGCTCGAAGCCTGCCGCGAGCGACCGCAAGGAGGCCACGGCGCACGCGAAGGAGCTCAGCGAGGAGGCCGAGGCCTTCGTCCTCGCCCAGCGGGCCGGCGCCCACTGATCCCCGGCGGGGCGGCCCGGCCGACGCGATGCGCCCGGTGCGGGCCGCTTCCTGTTTGCTCGCTCACAGGGTGTGGCCTCCGGTTTTGCACTCGGACCGGAGCGGGGTAATGTTTTCGTTCGTCGGCGCCATTAGCTCAGTTGGTTAGAGCAGCTGACTCTTAATCAGCGGGTCCGGGGTTCGAGTCCCTGATGGCGCACCCGATCGAGAAGCCCCCGTCGCGGAAGCGGCGGGGGCTTCGTCGTTCCCATCGACCGTTCGCCCCGTGTCCGGTCCGCGTGCACGCCGCTCCCAGCCGCGGATCGGGAGAGCGGTGCAGGATCACTTAGACTCGACCTGCGCGGGCTCGGACCGCTCGAGGGCTCTCGATCCGGACGATCCGCGCACGACGCGACATGCGACCTGCGGAAGGAGATCGGCTGTGAAGATCGCCGTCACCGGTGCCACCGGCGTTCTGGGGCAGGAGGCGGTCGAGGCGCTCGTCTCCGCGGGCCACGAGGTCACCGGGGTGACCCGCCGTGAGCGCGGCATCCCCGTGGTCGAGGGCCGCGGCGCCTCCGCGGTCGTCGCCGACGTCTTCGACGCCGCCGCCCTCGAGGACGTCTTCGCGGGCCACGACGTGGTCGTGAACACCCTCGCCCACGTGCCGATCGGCATGGCGGCCATGCGCCCGCTGGCCTGGCGCGAGGACGACAAGCTGCACATGGAGGCCTCCGTCGCGATCGCCTCCGCCGCGCAGAAGGCCGGCGTGCAGCGCCTCGTCCAGGAGTCGACGATGTTCCTCTACCCGGACAACGGCGACGAGTGGATCGGCGAGGACGAGCCGCTGTCTGTGCGCAACCAGGCCTTCCGCCCTCGGGTGCGCGAGATGCGCGCGGCCGTCGACTTCGCGACCGGCGGCCGCAGCGCCGTGATCCTGCGCCTCGGCCAGCTCTTCGGCCGGGACCCGCAGACCACCCACACGCTCAAGGCCACCCGCGGAGGCGACCAGATCCTGCTGGGCAGGCCCGAGAGCTACATCACCCTGCTGCACCACCGCGACGCGGGCCGCGCCTTCGTCGCCACCCTCGGCGCGCGCAGCGGCTTCTACAACGTGGGCGGGGAGCCGATCACCCGCGGGCGCTGGGCCAAGGACCTCGGCACGGAGGCCAAGGCCAAGGGACCCGCGAAGTTCTACCCCGAGATCGCGCAGGCCGTCGTCGGCACCCGGCTCGAGGTCCAGCGCCGCAGCCTGCGCGTGAGCTCCGTGCGCTTCATGTCCGAGACGGGCTGGCGCCCACTCATCGGCCCCTCGACCCCCGGCTGGTCGCGCATGTGAGGCGGACCCTCCGGCGGCTCCGCCGGGGTGTTCACAGAACCTTCGCACGCCCGGCCCAGGAACCCCGCTCGGGACCGCCCGGCGCGTGCCAGAATCGACGCATGTCCTCCCTCGACGTCCGTGCAGGTGAGCGTGCAGGTGAGCAGGCCCACCGCGGCGGGCGGCCCCGGGGCGGCGCGCCGTATCCTGGCGCACGGCCGGAGGTCGGCCGGCAATCCACCAGGCAGCGGGGAGAGACGAGGATGAACCCAGCGCGCACGAGCGTGCACGGTGCGCGCACCGGCATCGGTCGGGCCCACGCGAAATCGATCCTGCTGGGCGAGCACGCCGTCGTCTACGGCGCCCCCGCGATCGCCGTCCCTCTGCACGCGCTCGACCTCACCGTGCGCGTCTCCGAGCGCGCAGACGAGCAGCTCCACCTGCGCAGCGCCCTGTTCACCGGCTTCGCGGCCGACGCCCCGCAGCGCCTGCACCCCCTGGTGACCGCGATCCACGCGGCCCTCGCCCTCACCACCTCGGCGCCGCTCGGCCTGGACGTCGAGATCGACTCGGCGATCCCCTTCGAGCGCGGGCTCGGCTCGAGCGCGGCCGTGGCCGCCGGCATCGCCCGCGCGATCGGCGACCTCACCGAGACGCCCCTGGACCCCGAGGCCGTGCACGACGTCGTGATGGCCGCCGAGACCATCGCCCACGGCCGCTCGAGCGGACTGGACGGGCGGGCCGTCGCGTCCGACGTGCCCATCCGCTTCCGCGCCGGCGAGGTCACTCCTGTGCCCGTCGGCGCCCCCCTCACCTTCGTGCTCGCCGACAGCGGCCACGAGGGCTCGACCGCGGAGGCCGTCGGGGCGGTCCGCGAGCTGCGCGAGACCTTCCCGAGCCGGGTCGACGGGGTCATCGGCCGCCTGGGCGCCATCGTCGAGGAGTCCCTCGACCGCTTCGCCACCGGCGACGTCCCCGCGCTCGGCGCGCTCATGGACGAGGCGCACGGCCTGCTCACCGAGCTCGAGGTGTCCGATGCGACCCTCGACCGCCTCGTCGGCGCGGCCCGCGAGGCCGGCGCGGCGGGCGCGAAGCTCACCGGGGGAGGGCGCGGAGGCTGCGTGCTCGCCCTCGCGCCCGATGCGGCCCGCGCCGCGCACCTCGAGACGATGCTGCGGGACGCCGGCGCGACCCGCACCTGGCAGACCACGGTGGAGACCGCATGAGAACGGCGACAGCACGCGCGCACCCGAACATCGCGCTCGTGAAGTACTGGGGCAAGGCCGACGAGGAGCTCATCCTCCCCGTCGCCGGCAGCATGTCCATGACCCTCGACGCCTTCGCGACGACGACCACGGTGACCCTGGATCCGGAGGCCGACGAGGACTCCTTCGTCCTGAACGGCTCCCCGGCGACCGGCACCGCCCTCGCGCGGACCACGCGCTTCCTCGACCACGTGCGAGAGCTCGCCGGCTCGCGCGAGCGCGCGCACGTGGACTCGATGAACGAGGCCCCGACCGCCGCGGGCCTCGCCTCCTCCGCCTCGGGCTTCGCGGCCCTCGCCCTCGCCGCCTCCCGCGCCTTCGGGCTCGCCCTCGACGAGCGCGCGCTCA from Brachybacterium kimchii carries:
- a CDS encoding MFS transporter, which translates into the protein MSTISYTPQKWRPEQVTITEPSVIRRAIGAAAIGNITEWYDFGVYGYLQVTIEGVFLPKNAGAAGAIIVAALFAVAFLVRPLGGMFFGPLADRIGRKSVLATTMIMMALGTFLIGVLPDYATIGLAAPFLLLACRLIQGFSTGGEYGNAMAFIAEYAPDRRRGFFGSLLEVGTFGGYVLGASVATIMTAILTQDQLLSWGWRLPFFVALPLGLVGVYLRSKLEDTPAYRELEKQQDAEAKAKVEEKKAAKKAGAPASTETEDTKKGRGEIKGILRLWPNLLACMGLVLAWNVTNYMLTAFMPQFFPMIREYQGSGGVSDLASSILQIIVMVMCLILIPVVGRLSDRVGRKAVVRAGSIALIVLSIPSVLLIRGNSDVTVMFGLLIMGLSLICFSATMPSTLPSLFPTAVRAGALSISFNVAISLFGGTTSTVMTSLVTWTHFLMWPAIYLMAAGVIGLICVHIVPESNGRPLWGSKPAASDRKEATAHAKELSEEAEAFVLAQRAGAH
- a CDS encoding NAD-dependent epimerase/dehydratase family protein, giving the protein MKIAVTGATGVLGQEAVEALVSAGHEVTGVTRRERGIPVVEGRGASAVVADVFDAAALEDVFAGHDVVVNTLAHVPIGMAAMRPLAWREDDKLHMEASVAIASAAQKAGVQRLVQESTMFLYPDNGDEWIGEDEPLSVRNQAFRPRVREMRAAVDFATGGRSAVILRLGQLFGRDPQTTHTLKATRGGDQILLGRPESYITLLHHRDAGRAFVATLGARSGFYNVGGEPITRGRWAKDLGTEAKAKGPAKFYPEIAQAVVGTRLEVQRRSLRVSSVRFMSETGWRPLIGPSTPGWSRM
- the mvk gene encoding mevalonate kinase produces the protein MNPARTSVHGARTGIGRAHAKSILLGEHAVVYGAPAIAVPLHALDLTVRVSERADEQLHLRSALFTGFAADAPQRLHPLVTAIHAALALTTSAPLGLDVEIDSAIPFERGLGSSAAVAAGIARAIGDLTETPLDPEAVHDVVMAAETIAHGRSSGLDGRAVASDVPIRFRAGEVTPVPVGAPLTFVLADSGHEGSTAEAVGAVRELRETFPSRVDGVIGRLGAIVEESLDRFATGDVPALGALMDEAHGLLTELEVSDATLDRLVGAAREAGAAGAKLTGGGRGGCVLALAPDAARAAHLETMLRDAGATRTWQTTVETA
- a CDS encoding NAD(P)/FAD-dependent oxidoreductase; protein product: MTQFQDSYPYVIVGAGVAAASAVAGIREKDGTGSVVVLGAEPDPPVYRPDLSKTLWLDADASLEDSLLDVTGEGVELHTSSTVAAIDPDGHRVELADGTRIGFEHLLIATGASPRTAPIAPGPRVIHYRTSADYRALRAVATPGAHVAVVGGGYIGGEIASALLQNDVEVTLVLPHGTVQPGMFPPDLSDQVTRKLAAKGARIVTGRLAGGSEAEDSVTLTLEDGTGITADAAVIGIGVTPNTSLAQEAGIEVDDGIVVDELLRTSAADVFAAGDVASYPDALLGRRRVEHVDNAETMGKAAGRAMAGDLTGYEHTPFFWSDLLEDGYEAIGDLDASRVLREDASEDGSAEVVLYGADGSVRGALLWNTWDSVDAARELIAQTRETPVAGPEDLRGRISPGG